CCCGCCTCTGCGCCGAACTCGGTGGGGAAGCCGCCGATGGACCACGTTCCGGAGATGCGCATTGCGGCCTCGCCGCTGCCGAACATGGCGCCGGCGGTGGCGCACGGCACGGTGTAGTAGCGGTCCAGGCCGCCGGAGAACCAGCCGTTCTGCTGCATGTCGGCCAGCAGTTGCATCGACTCCACGAACACGGGTTCGGCGAAGCTCATGTTGCCGACGATCGCTTCGTAGACTCTGTCGGGGCCGGCCCAGCCGTTCAGGAACTCGCCGATGAACCACTCGTTGGTCCCCCGCCAGCACTCGTTGGCATGCCCGAAGGGAACGATCCCGGCCGCCTGGACCTGCTCAGCCACCGCGAACAGCTCGTCCATGGTGTCCGGCACCGGCCAGCCGTGCTGCTCGAACAGCGTCTCGTTGTAGTACAGCACCAGCGTCTCGATCTCGTCGGGCACCGCCACCGGCGTGCCGTCCACGTCGAACGAAGCCAGTGACCAGGGAGCGAAGTGGTCGTCCCAGCCGAATCGCTCGACGTACGGGTCCAGCGGCACCAGCAGCTTGTTGCGGCCCAGCTCCAGGGCGAACGGGCCATAGGTCATGACGAAGTCGGGTCCGGCGCCGCTGGCCAGGGCGGTGCGGGTGGCGTCGTACAGGTTGGCGATCAGCGCAATCTCGAACCCGACGTTTGGATTGGCCTCGGTATAGGGGTTCAGGACCATGGTCTCCCAGCGCTCCTGCCGGACATCGCCGCTGTTGGAATCGAGCCAGACCTCCACCTCCACCGGACCCTCGGCGGCGCCCTCCGATTCGGCAGCGGCAAACGCCCAGCCCGCCGCCAGCGTAAGTACAAGCAGCATCGCAGCCATCTTCTTCATGTGTGCATTCCTCCTATTGTTGGTCATGCAGTGGTTTGCCAGTTGTACCACCGGCGGACCCGCCGCGCAAGGCTCCCACGGCCTATGTGGCCTGCGGTGGTGGCCGAAGTGGCTCCAGTTCCGCTATGGCCGCTGCCTTGTCACTCCTCATGGCATGCCAGAGGTCCCAATCCTGCTGTAGCCCAAGCCAGAAGTCCGCGGACATGCCGACGACCCGTTCCAGCCGCAACGCCGTGTCGGGCGTCACGCTGCGCCGGCCACGGACAATCTCATTCAGGCGGGGAAATGAAACACCCAGTCGGATAGCACACGCCGACTGACTCACGCCAAGAGGTTTCAGGAACTCCTCCAAGAGCATCTCCCCAGGGTGGGTCGGAGGCCTGTCTCTCGGGAGCCGCTCCGTCACCGGTCGACTCCCGTCCGTGGCGGTTCGCCAGGCGTGGCGCGCCTCAGTGGTAGTCTGCGATTTCAACCTCGTCGGCATAGCCGGCCTCCCAATGGAAACAGATTCGATACTGGTCGTTGATCCTGATGCTGTACTGCCCGGAGCGAGACCCGCGCAATCGTTCCAATCGGTTCCCCGGCGGCACCGCCAGTTCTCGAATGTCGCTGATTCGATTGATCTGATCCAGCTTACGCCGCGCCACCGGCCAAAGAACTCTCGGACAAGCCCTCCGCGCCGCGGCGGAATCGGTTCCATCAAACACATCTGCAATACCGCGGTTACGAAACGAACGTATCACGGATCATATTATATCGGGTAACGACATAACGTCAAACATCTGGCGGGCCGAGCCACGGCGGCCCGGGCAACGTACACATTGACGATCTGATCTTGTATCTGTACATTGGTGCGTGATTCCTCGGCATCTGGCCGCAACGCTGCGGCGCACGGTGCGCGGCTTTCCCGTGCTGTCGGTCACCGGGCCCCGGCAGTCCGGCAAGACCACGCTGCTGCGCAGCCTGTTTCCCCACCTGCGCTACGTATCTCTGGAGCGGCCCGATGAGCGCCGGTTTGCGGCCGAGGATCCGCGCGGCTTCCTGCGTCATCATTCCGCCGGCGTGATCCTCGATGAAGCGCAGCACGTACCCGAGCTGTTTTCCTACGTGCAGGTAGCCGTCGACGAGGATCCGACTCCGGGGCGCTTCATACTGTCGGGTTCGCAGAATTTCCTGCTGATGGCCCGTATCTCCCAATCCCTCGCCGGGCGCGTATACGTGAGCAACCTGCTGCCATTCTCGTTGGCGGAACTGGCGAGGCGGCCGTCCGCCACGCTGGCCGGTCTGCTGGCCGGACCCGCCGGCACCGACGCGACAGCCCGGACCGCCGCGTCACTCGACGGTCCGTGGCTGGCGCACGCCGTGCGGGGGTTCTACCCTCCGATCCACGACCGTAACCTCGCCCCACAAGACTGGTTCCCGGGCTACTTTCAGACCTATCTGCAGCGCGATGTCCGCGATCTCACCCAGGTCGGCGATCTGGAGAGCTTCAGCCGCTTCGTGATGTTGTGCGCCGGCCGCGCGGGCCAGATACTGAACCTGTCGAGCCTGGGCAACGACTGCGGCATCAGTCATGACACGGCGCGCCGCTGGCTGTCGGTGCTCGAGACCAGTTTCGTGGTCTTTCGCCTGCCGCCGCACCATCGCAATTTCAACAAGCGCCTGATCAGGCGTCCGAAGCTCTACTTCGTCGACACCGGCTTGCTGTGCTGGCTGCTGCAGGTTCGGGATGAGGACCAGTTGGCCCGCCACCCGCTGCGCGGCGCCGTGTTCGAGAACATGATGATCGCCGAGGCCCTGAAGATCTCGTACCACGCCGGAGAGTTGCCGCGGCTCCACTTCTGGCGCGATCACCGCGGCAACGAGGTCGACCTGGTGGTCGATACCCCGGACGGCGCGCATCCGGTGGAGATCAAGTCCGGCGAGACCATTCGGACCGATCAATTCAAGGGCCTCGCCTACTGGGCCTCGCTGTCAGGACAGCGCACCCCGGCCACCCTCATCTACGGCGGCGCGGAGAGCTCGATCCGAAACGGCGTAGACGTGCGCGCCTGGCGCCACTGGCTCTGAGCCCCCTCGCCATGGCGATGGCAAGATTGCTTTTTTGCTACTGGGAGCATTGCTTTTTGGTTACCAGGATCTTTGCCAGCGCGCTGATGGCCGACTGCAGCTTCTGGAGCATTTCGCAGGACAAGGCGAATATGACGATACGGCGTGGGCACTCTCCTTTCAGGCGGCCGCCGGCATCGGCTACACGGTCATGGAGAGTCTGACGCTCACGCTCGGCTATCGACTGATCGGCACCATGGAAGCCAATTTCAGCAAGTACAGCCCGAGCAAGGCGAAGGCGGGCATGACGCTCAGCCACACCGTCGAGCTGGGGCTTCGCTTCTCGTTCTGAGGCTCCCAACTCCGCGAAGGCGCTTCGGGAGTGACCCGAGCGCTCAACCGCAATTCATGGCGTTTGGCGGGCGTGGTCGAGAACGTACGTCGTCAGCGACGGAATGCCGGCAATCCAGACGACCGGCGGACGCTGGCCCGGCGGGCTCCAGATGTAGCCCAGCGCATGCAATTCCTCACGGGCGGCCACGCGTGCGGAGGCGTCGGCTCCGGTCGTGGCGAGGGCGGCGTCGACGGCGTGATCGGACGCGGTGCCGCCGGCCTGGAACAGCGGCGCCGTCGCCATGGCCGCCGGCAGCAGGCCGCGGGTCTCCAGTTCCCGACGGCGGT
Above is a genomic segment from Spirochaetaceae bacterium containing:
- a CDS encoding extracellular solute-binding protein, whose product is MKKMAAMLLVLTLAAGWAFAAAESEGAAEGPVEVEVWLDSNSGDVRQERWETMVLNPYTEANPNVGFEIALIANLYDATRTALASGAGPDFVMTYGPFALELGRNKLLVPLDPYVERFGWDDHFAPWSLASFDVDGTPVAVPDEIETLVLYYNETLFEQHGWPVPDTMDELFAVAEQVQAAGIVPFGHANECWRGTNEWFIGEFLNGWAGPDRVYEAIVGNMSFAEPVFVESMQLLADMQQNGWFSGGLDRYYTVPCATAGAMFGSGEAAMRISGTWSIGGFPTEFGAEAGNDNDWNWTAMPTKTGVDIFNVGIGNAFAISAHSDNPDAVAELLDYYYSSEVQGRLFVNHGKAPAPVKVDPADLQGADPRYVDILSAMNEAFAADNYGYTTWVFWGPKTNNYMIEEVERLWAGDITAQEYMEGWQKLHVEEMAEGMVPPAPAR
- a CDS encoding type II toxin-antitoxin system RelE/ParE family toxin, which encodes MIRSFRNRGIADVFDGTDSAAARRACPRVLWPVARRKLDQINRISDIRELAVPPGNRLERLRGSRSGQYSIRINDQYRICFHWEAGYADEVEIADYH
- a CDS encoding ATP-binding protein, translated to MIPRHLAATLRRTVRGFPVLSVTGPRQSGKTTLLRSLFPHLRYVSLERPDERRFAAEDPRGFLRHHSAGVILDEAQHVPELFSYVQVAVDEDPTPGRFILSGSQNFLLMARISQSLAGRVYVSNLLPFSLAELARRPSATLAGLLAGPAGTDATARTAASLDGPWLAHAVRGFYPPIHDRNLAPQDWFPGYFQTYLQRDVRDLTQVGDLESFSRFVMLCAGRAGQILNLSSLGNDCGISHDTARRWLSVLETSFVVFRLPPHHRNFNKRLIRRPKLYFVDTGLLCWLLQVRDEDQLARHPLRGAVFENMMIAEALKISYHAGELPRLHFWRDHRGNEVDLVVDTPDGAHPVEIKSGETIRTDQFKGLAYWASLSGQRTPATLIYGGAESSIRNGVDVRAWRHWL